The Roseimicrobium gellanilyticum genome contains a region encoding:
- a CDS encoding serine aminopeptidase domain-containing protein, which translates to MATSKKTVKPSLGKDTWQSYDGKVMPWSDKPVQGQKKPKAVVITVHGLSGAAMDFWMLEDEWPRRNVAVCGMQLRGQGNDPVKRDRGNVSSAKVWQKDLVTFHQLVRERYPGVPVFWYSESLGTLIALHAITSQMPDSSQWPAGIVMSSPAAGLRLRPKGLRATMLNTAIATMPFIRVNLERLGGVNDKDIRVTHDTTHGAQMAITSHYVSHFSLRLLGEVDLMMRTVPAAAPQVQVPVLMLASPNDVIASEEQIRAFFEILGSHDKTIHWYLESYHLLLHDTQRQQVLKDATEWVESRAGSARP; encoded by the coding sequence ATGGCCACTTCGAAAAAAACTGTGAAACCCTCTCTCGGAAAGGACACCTGGCAGAGCTACGACGGCAAGGTCATGCCGTGGAGTGACAAACCCGTCCAGGGGCAGAAGAAGCCCAAGGCCGTGGTCATTACCGTGCATGGTCTCAGCGGGGCCGCCATGGACTTCTGGATGCTGGAGGACGAGTGGCCGCGTCGCAACGTGGCTGTGTGTGGCATGCAATTGCGCGGCCAGGGGAATGACCCGGTGAAGCGCGACCGGGGAAATGTCTCCAGCGCGAAGGTGTGGCAAAAGGACCTCGTGACCTTCCACCAACTGGTGAGGGAGCGGTATCCCGGAGTGCCCGTGTTCTGGTACTCGGAAAGTCTGGGCACGCTCATCGCCCTGCACGCCATCACCAGCCAGATGCCGGATTCAAGCCAGTGGCCCGCTGGCATTGTGATGTCCTCGCCTGCTGCTGGTCTGCGGCTGCGGCCCAAGGGGCTGCGAGCCACCATGCTGAATACCGCCATTGCCACCATGCCGTTCATCCGCGTGAATCTGGAGAGACTCGGCGGTGTCAATGACAAGGACATTCGCGTGACGCACGACACCACGCATGGCGCGCAGATGGCCATCACCTCGCACTACGTGTCCCACTTCAGCCTGCGGCTTCTGGGGGAAGTCGATCTCATGATGCGCACCGTGCCCGCTGCCGCACCCCAGGTGCAGGTGCCCGTGCTCATGCTTGCCAGTCCGAATGACGTGATCGCGAGTGAAGAGCAGATTCGCGCCTTCTTCGAGATTCTTGGCAGCCATGACAAGACCATCCACTGGTATCTAGAGTCCTACCATCTGCTCCTGCACGACACACAGCGCCAACAGGTGCTGAAGGACGCGACAGAGTGGGTGGAGAGCCGGGCGGGGAGCGCGAGACCTTAG
- a CDS encoding IS630 family transposase, with protein MARTGRPVIHIVLSDSERDFLELLCRKRSAPITEVKRAKSILLMAEGLANKAIARRVGFCPATVGTLRSRFDQVRLEGISDLPRSGPPRKIGDDKVEALIAKTLHTKPKGATHWSTRKMAGKMGISHDSVSRIWRAFGLKPHRADSFQISTDPHYVDKVRDVVGLYMSPPENALVLCVDEKSQIQALERSQPVLPMRPGKPEGHTPEYYRHGTTSLFAALDVKSGKVIAKCYPRHRAKEFMAFLINIENHVAAEVCAGKEVHLILDNYATHKSASVMKWLIKRPHWHLHFTPTHASWLNQVERFFALITNEAIRRGNFLSVQKLVAAIQSYLDEHNAQPKPFVWTAGADRILENTANFCKSIV; from the coding sequence ATGGCTAGAACGGGACGTCCTGTCATCCACATCGTACTTTCGGACAGCGAGAGAGATTTTCTTGAGCTTCTTTGCCGCAAGCGGAGTGCCCCTATCACCGAGGTCAAACGTGCCAAGTCCATTTTGCTGATGGCCGAAGGGCTTGCCAACAAGGCCATCGCACGGCGTGTTGGGTTTTGTCCTGCGACTGTGGGCACCTTGCGCTCACGCTTTGACCAGGTGCGCTTGGAAGGTATCAGTGATCTGCCGCGCAGTGGACCTCCGCGCAAGATTGGGGATGATAAAGTCGAGGCGTTGATTGCAAAAACGCTCCACACCAAACCCAAGGGGGCCACGCATTGGAGCACTCGTAAGATGGCAGGCAAGATGGGCATTTCCCATGACAGTGTCTCACGCATCTGGAGAGCTTTTGGACTCAAACCCCACCGGGCCGATTCCTTCCAGATTTCCACCGATCCCCACTACGTTGACAAAGTCCGGGATGTGGTCGGGCTCTACATGAGCCCTCCGGAAAACGCTCTGGTGCTCTGTGTTGATGAGAAGAGCCAGATTCAAGCTCTTGAACGTTCCCAGCCTGTGTTGCCCATGCGCCCAGGCAAACCCGAAGGGCACACCCCGGAGTATTACCGCCATGGTACCACGTCGCTATTCGCTGCACTGGATGTAAAGAGCGGCAAGGTGATTGCAAAATGCTACCCAAGACACCGGGCCAAAGAGTTTATGGCCTTCCTTATCAACATCGAAAATCATGTCGCCGCAGAGGTCTGCGCAGGCAAGGAGGTGCACCTGATTTTGGATAACTACGCAACCCACAAATCGGCCAGTGTCATGAAGTGGCTCATCAAACGACCGCATTGGCATCTTCACTTCACGCCTACGCACGCGTCCTGGCTCAACCAAGTCGAACGCTTCTTCGCCCTGATTACCAACGAAGCGATTCGACGCGGCAACTTCCTCAGTGTGCAAAAGCTCGTTGCCGCCATCCAAAGCTACCTGGATGAACACAATGCCCAGCCTAAGCCCTTTGTTTGGACGGCAGGGGCAGACAGAATCCTCGAAAACACGGCCAACTTCTGTAAGTCAATAGTCTGA
- a CDS encoding response regulator has product MSTTDANQTTQKRRIAMVDDHTMLREGLQQLVDSQPDLVCCSTASNTQDALRALEKDKPDLLAVDISMPGRNGLELIKDALTLYPDLAILVISMHDEGFYAQRVLKAGARGYVMKDADGATLLHAMRTVLNGGRYLSPAMSEYVMDAFSGKSSGRSADGVQGLSDREFEVFQLLGEGKSTEGIAEALNISPKTVEVHRAHIRDRLKLENGAAVVRYAVRWVENQKLGVPM; this is encoded by the coding sequence ATGAGCACCACAGACGCCAACCAGACAACCCAGAAACGCCGAATCGCCATGGTGGATGACCACACCATGCTGCGCGAAGGCCTGCAGCAACTCGTTGACAGCCAGCCTGACCTCGTGTGTTGCAGCACCGCTTCCAATACCCAGGACGCCCTCCGTGCGCTGGAGAAGGACAAGCCGGATCTGCTGGCCGTGGATATCTCGATGCCCGGCCGCAACGGTTTAGAACTCATCAAGGACGCGCTCACGCTCTACCCTGACCTGGCCATCCTCGTGATCTCCATGCATGACGAGGGCTTCTACGCCCAGCGCGTGCTCAAGGCCGGTGCCCGTGGCTATGTGATGAAGGATGCGGACGGCGCCACCCTGCTGCACGCCATGCGCACCGTGCTCAATGGCGGCCGCTACCTGAGCCCCGCGATGAGTGAGTACGTGATGGACGCCTTCTCCGGCAAATCCTCCGGGCGCTCCGCCGATGGCGTGCAAGGCCTGAGCGACCGCGAATTCGAAGTCTTCCAACTCCTCGGTGAAGGCAAGAGCACCGAAGGCATCGCCGAAGCACTGAACATCAGCCCGAAGACCGTGGAAGTGCACCGCGCCCACATCCGCGACCGCCTGAAGCTGGAAAACGGTGCCGCCGTGGTCCGCTACGCCGTGCGCTGGGTGGAGAATCAGAAGCTCGGCGTGCCGATGTGA
- a CDS encoding PAS domain-containing sensor histidine kinase: MKLPLLRSPLPLRHAIPLIVLAFGLLWTGISTWLHLQSELAEAEERVMHDASAVASVLADASVLKLPDHQEMNRRIANSFKAVRWAVFVDENGSLVCSTNPEWTNKPYRQVLPDGAIALMEKALQDGNPHHSNGDGSHVWAVQPVPAGNEEGHHRAAIVQHDLTASLKHERDLVFEHALLTGAVQVVGCGILWWLLSRFLRSRMNHLFQTDDTTLLQAVGAKPAFNSKTDEFSEIFRVLKESGNRLDQIADNIEDVFFLTTPDKKVVYVSPAYARLFGRDPAELMRDSYEAWKRSVLEEYHDTLWHVSDPLLEGAPEVQCEFRIRRADGKIRWVELRMFPVRDERGGLTKMAGLSRDVTERKELEQEILNISERERRRIGNDIHDDLCQRLAAIKFKSEFIANHLKNNESPLAAQASEICFLMSESTKLCRGIARGLSPVDLIGEGFMVGMNKLVKATESLYDIPCFFYCPNSVMVESPSAAVHLYRISQEFLNNAVRHGNPTSIEVRLEMNAEFVRIEVTNDGKSFQGPGPNNQGMGLKIQKYRAAAIGAMIQIQPRSDGVDGTVATCIAPHSSCNPDTPSTP; encoded by the coding sequence ATGAAGCTCCCCCTGCTTCGCTCTCCACTCCCTCTCCGCCACGCCATCCCGCTCATCGTTCTGGCGTTTGGTCTTCTATGGACGGGCATCAGTACATGGCTGCACCTTCAAAGTGAGCTGGCAGAGGCCGAGGAGCGCGTCATGCACGACGCCTCCGCCGTGGCCTCCGTACTGGCGGACGCCTCTGTTCTGAAACTTCCTGATCATCAGGAGATGAACCGCCGAATCGCGAACAGCTTCAAAGCCGTTCGCTGGGCGGTGTTCGTTGACGAGAATGGCTCCCTGGTCTGCAGCACCAATCCTGAATGGACAAACAAGCCCTATCGCCAGGTGCTTCCAGATGGCGCGATTGCCTTGATGGAGAAAGCCCTGCAAGATGGGAATCCCCACCACTCCAACGGGGATGGCTCCCATGTGTGGGCGGTGCAGCCCGTGCCTGCCGGGAACGAAGAGGGCCACCATCGCGCCGCTATCGTGCAGCACGATCTGACTGCGTCCCTCAAGCATGAACGGGACCTGGTGTTCGAGCACGCCCTGCTTACCGGCGCGGTGCAGGTGGTGGGCTGTGGCATCCTGTGGTGGCTCTTGAGTCGATTCCTGCGGAGCCGCATGAACCACCTGTTTCAGACTGATGACACCACCCTGCTCCAGGCGGTCGGAGCAAAACCTGCCTTCAACAGCAAGACAGACGAGTTCTCGGAAATCTTCCGTGTGCTCAAGGAAAGCGGCAATCGCCTCGACCAGATTGCAGACAACATCGAGGACGTGTTTTTCCTCACGACGCCGGACAAGAAGGTGGTCTACGTGAGTCCGGCTTACGCCCGGCTCTTTGGCAGGGACCCGGCGGAACTCATGCGGGACTCGTATGAGGCATGGAAGCGCTCCGTACTTGAAGAGTACCACGATACCCTGTGGCATGTCTCCGATCCCCTGCTGGAGGGTGCGCCGGAGGTGCAGTGCGAGTTCCGCATCCGGCGGGCCGATGGCAAAATCCGCTGGGTAGAGCTTCGTATGTTTCCCGTTCGAGATGAACGCGGTGGGCTCACCAAAATGGCTGGCCTTTCACGGGATGTGACGGAGCGCAAAGAGCTGGAGCAGGAGATTCTGAACATCAGCGAACGCGAGCGCCGCCGCATCGGGAACGACATTCACGATGACCTCTGTCAGCGGCTCGCCGCCATCAAGTTCAAGTCTGAGTTCATTGCCAACCACTTGAAGAACAATGAGTCGCCGCTGGCCGCGCAAGCCTCGGAAATCTGTTTTTTGATGAGTGAATCCACCAAGCTCTGTCGGGGAATTGCCCGAGGCCTTTCCCCCGTGGACCTGATTGGGGAAGGATTTATGGTGGGCATGAACAAGCTGGTCAAAGCCACAGAATCGCTTTATGATATTCCGTGCTTCTTTTATTGTCCGAATTCAGTGATGGTGGAAAGCCCGAGTGCAGCCGTGCATCTTTATCGTATCAGCCAGGAGTTTTTGAACAATGCCGTGCGACACGGAAATCCGACCAGCATTGAGGTCCGGCTTGAGATGAACGCAGAATTCGTCCGCATCGAAGTGACCAACGATGGGAAATCTTTTCAGGGGCCAGGCCCTAATAATCAGGGGATGGGCCTTAAAATTCAGAAGTACAGGGCGGCAGCGATCGGCGCCATGATCCAGATCCAGCCCCGCAGCGATGGTGTTGACGGCACTGTGGCCACCTGCATCGCTCCCCACTCCAGTTGCAACCCTGACACTCCCTCCACGCCATGA
- a CDS encoding SMP-30/gluconolactonase/LRE family protein — protein sequence MRSIIALLALAIVGNVTAQDTSTHAILIEGEDWKEAVTGQTFTDGLCATEDGSLLFTDVRVGKGIYKLGLDGKVTLMIDEQPGISGLALGPDGRIYACQNKASRVVVFEKDGTVKELMKDVKPNDLIVTKKGFVYFTETGTKRIHGIAPDGKTFVADEGHVLRPNGITLSADQTTLAVSEHGGKNVWSWQIQPDGKLVGGAPNMTMQVSPNNAKGEALGDGSTTDAAGRYYVTSELGIQVFDATGRHSGTVALPFQGAKIVSVEFAGPNHEWLFVCAGDRIFKRKTQTQGAWQKPVQQ from the coding sequence ATGAGATCGATCATCGCCCTCCTCGCCCTCGCCATTGTCGGGAACGTCACCGCTCAAGACACCTCCACGCATGCCATCCTCATCGAGGGTGAAGATTGGAAAGAAGCCGTGACCGGCCAAACCTTCACCGATGGTCTCTGTGCCACGGAAGACGGCAGTCTTCTCTTCACGGATGTGCGTGTGGGCAAGGGCATCTACAAGCTGGGACTCGACGGCAAGGTGACGCTCATGATCGATGAGCAACCCGGCATCAGCGGCCTCGCACTCGGCCCAGATGGACGCATCTACGCCTGCCAGAACAAGGCCTCGCGCGTGGTCGTCTTTGAGAAAGACGGCACGGTGAAGGAACTCATGAAGGACGTGAAGCCGAATGACCTCATCGTCACCAAGAAGGGCTTTGTGTACTTCACCGAGACTGGCACGAAGCGCATTCACGGCATCGCACCGGATGGGAAGACCTTTGTGGCAGATGAAGGCCATGTGCTGCGGCCGAATGGCATCACCTTGTCAGCAGACCAGACCACACTCGCCGTCTCCGAGCACGGCGGCAAGAACGTGTGGAGCTGGCAGATTCAGCCTGATGGGAAACTCGTGGGTGGCGCACCCAACATGACGATGCAGGTCTCCCCCAACAACGCCAAAGGTGAAGCACTGGGCGATGGCAGCACCACGGACGCAGCTGGCCGCTACTATGTGACCTCGGAACTGGGCATCCAGGTGTTCGACGCCACGGGGCGCCACTCGGGAACTGTCGCCCTCCCCTTCCAGGGCGCCAAGATAGTGAGCGTGGAATTCGCTGGCCCCAATCATGAGTGGCTCTTCGTCTGCGCCGGAGATCGCATCTTCAAGCGCAAGACGCAGACCCAGGGCGCGTGGCAGAAGCCGGTGCAGCAGTAA
- a CDS encoding alpha/beta hydrolase has protein sequence MRPSLLTSFFALVLCVSASAMDDYKLGPLSQENPSVPKGKVIAMTPIADSKVFPGTTRDWWIYVPAQYTPEKPANLMVFQDGHDYVKTTGNWRVPVVFDNLIASGDMPVTIGVFINPGHNGSYKPENAWRVSNRGKEYNTLGNAYTRFLLEEVLPQVQKDYKLTENPEGWAIGGASSGAICAFTVAWERPDKFRKVFSTIGSYVDLAGGHAYPYLIRVHERKPIRIYLQDGENDLDNPYGNWPLANKMMYAALTYMKYDVKFELGDGQHNSKHGGAIFPEAMKWLWGDARK, from the coding sequence ATGCGTCCGTCATTGCTCACTTCGTTTTTCGCACTCGTCCTTTGCGTCAGCGCGTCCGCCATGGACGACTACAAGCTGGGTCCCCTCTCCCAGGAAAATCCCTCTGTGCCCAAGGGCAAGGTGATTGCCATGACACCCATCGCAGACTCGAAGGTTTTCCCGGGCACCACGCGCGACTGGTGGATCTATGTTCCCGCGCAATACACGCCCGAGAAACCTGCAAACCTCATGGTGTTTCAGGACGGACATGACTACGTGAAGACCACCGGGAACTGGCGCGTGCCGGTTGTGTTCGACAACCTCATCGCCAGCGGAGACATGCCGGTGACGATTGGTGTCTTCATCAATCCAGGACACAACGGAAGCTACAAACCTGAGAATGCCTGGCGCGTGAGTAATCGCGGCAAGGAGTACAACACGCTGGGGAATGCCTACACGCGCTTCCTGCTGGAGGAAGTGCTGCCCCAGGTGCAGAAGGATTACAAGCTCACGGAGAATCCGGAAGGCTGGGCCATCGGCGGCGCGAGCAGCGGCGCCATCTGTGCCTTCACGGTGGCGTGGGAACGGCCGGACAAGTTCCGCAAAGTCTTCTCCACCATCGGCAGCTACGTGGATCTCGCAGGTGGCCACGCGTATCCCTACCTCATTCGCGTGCATGAGCGGAAGCCCATCCGCATCTACCTGCAGGACGGTGAGAACGATCTCGACAATCCCTACGGCAACTGGCCACTGGCAAACAAGATGATGTATGCCGCGCTCACGTACATGAAGTACGACGTGAAGTTTGAGCTCGGCGATGGCCAGCACAATTCAAAGCACGGCGGCGCCATCTTTCCCGAGGCCATGAAGTGGCTGTGGGGAGATGCGAGGAAGTAG
- a CDS encoding helix-turn-helix domain-containing protein, whose protein sequence is MSRKTPTFNLLIDRYRPQLERLATGAQGMQKVVPQARAMLLISHGLTWKQVAQATGLSVCRVEHFRRRFVCLGPPGLIDAEPLKRTVPRRGAREDQRQRAA, encoded by the coding sequence ATGTCTCGTAAGACCCCCACCTTCAATCTACTCATCGATCGCTACCGACCACAACTGGAACGCCTGGCCACCGGCGCGCAGGGAATGCAAAAGGTCGTGCCGCAGGCGCGTGCGATGCTGTTGATTTCCCATGGACTCACCTGGAAGCAGGTGGCGCAGGCAACTGGCCTCAGTGTCTGCCGGGTGGAGCATTTCCGCCGGCGCTTCGTCTGCCTCGGACCTCCCGGCTTGATTGATGCAGAGCCGCTGAAGCGCACGGTGCCACGTCGTGGAGCTCGTGAGGATCAGCGGCAGAGAGCCGCGTAG